The stretch of DNA CTGGTGCTCGATACCGTGCTCGGCCCGGTCCCGGTGCGCGTCACGCTGCGCGGTGGACGAGTGGTGGCGGCGACTATGGCCAGTGGCCCCTCCTACGCGCTCGGGTCAGCGCGCCTGGAGACCGAGCTGGGCACCGTGCCAGTGACGCTCGCTTGGGGCGGCCTGCTGTACGCGTTCGCCGATGCGACGGCGCTCGGTCTGCAACTGGGTGCCGAGCTTGCGCCCGCGACGCGCGAGCGGCTGCTCGACGTGGGGACGATGCTCTGGCAGGCGGCGCGGGCGCAGCTGCGTGCTGACGTGCCCGGCCTGGCGCAGGGGCGAGCGGTGGATCTGGTCACGCTGGTGCAGGAGCTGGATGAGCACGGTCGACCGCTTCCGGCCGGTTCGACGGCGCAACCGGCGGGAGCGCGCGTCGCCAACTTCTACGCGCCGCGCACCATGGGACGCACCCCCTCAGGCACGGGAACGGCGGCACGCGTGGCAGCGCTGGTTGCGAGTGGGCGATTGCCGCTCGGTGCGTCCTACTTCCACGAGAGCCCGGTGGGGTTGCGCTTTACCGCGCGACCGGTGCGGCGCGAGGGGGAGGCGGTCCACAGCGAGATCAGCACGATGTCCTACTGCATGGGGATCGCGACGCTCGTCCTGCGCGACGACGACCCCTTCCCGACCGGCTTCCTGCTGTAGCACGGGCAACTGGCTGTCGCTGTCCCGGCACGCTGACCGGGTGAACTGCCCTGCCGGTGTGCGGTGGACCGGGCCAGCCGGCGCCCTCCCCACGAATCATCCACCGCTCGGCTGCGCGGCGGTCGGCTCTGCCTTCGAGGGTGGTGTCGCGGAAGAGAGGGTGCGTTGCCGGGTGCGTCCCGCAAGGAGGGCAACGAGCCAGGTCACTCGCAGCCCGAACCGGTGCGTCGCTGTTCCCTCTCCGACGGCCGGTGGGCCACGCTCCGTCATGCCGGGAGGCGCGCGACCCGCGAGCTCCTCGGGTAGCGGTGTCGGCGTGCTGAGCCGGCGTGCGAGGGCCGTGGAGGGCGAGCGGTAGCCAACACGTGGTACTGGACAAGAGCGCCGGACTGGTGTAGGCTCCAAGACGACAACGGAGCGCCGCAAAGGCGGCGAAGAGGAGAGTACCCAGCGGGAGCGGTCCAGCGAGCCGCGGGTGGTGGAAAGGCGGCCCGTTACTGCTGGGGAAGAAGGCCTCGGAGCTGCGTCCCGAGCCGCGCGACTCAGCGCGGGGTAGGCGACGACGGTGGCCCCCGTTACCGGGCCGCACTCGGTGCGTACCGAGTGCGTGAGGCCGCGACCCGCGAGGGCGCGGCGAAGCGGGGTGGTACCGCGAGACGGCACCGCTCGCCCCCGCCAGGGCGAGCGGTTTTCGTTTGCGAGGAGCGATCTCGTCGATGGAGCGAGTGGTCGAGCACCAGGATCGAACTCAGGGAGAGCGCCGGGGTGACCGGGCGATCGGTCGGGTCGCGTCCAGGCCTGCCTGCTCGGCCAACTCGCTGCCCCTCTTTCCAGTGCGTCATTCCCCTGCTGAGCGAGGAACCAGCGCGCTCGTCCTGGCGCTCGTCCGCCAGGGACGCTGCCTCGCGACCCACGGTGCCCAGCCGGACAAACGCGGGACGAAACGCTCGGCCTGAGCGCGTTCTGGTCCCATCGGTGTCCGGTCGGTTGCAGTGGTGTCGGAGGTCAGTCGTGGAGCGCGTGCGTGTTGGACTCGTCTATGGACTTTTGCGAGCGGAAGAGCGGCTTTTGATCGCAGCGCTGGAGCAGCGCGGGGCGGTGGTCGAGCGGATCGTCGACCGGCAGCTGCGGCTCGAGCTGACCAGCCCACCGCCGCGCTACGACGTGGTGGTGGAACGCTCGGTCAGCCAGCAGCGGGGGCTCCACGTGGCCAGCGTCTTTGCGGCGTGGGGGATCCCGGTCGTCAACCCACCGCACCTCTTGGAAGTGTGCAACGACAAGCTGCGCACGACGGCGCTGCTCGCTGCGGCTGGGGTCCCGCAGCCGCGGGTGATGGTGGCCTTCAGCCCAGAAGAAGCGCTGGAGGCAGCCGAGGAACTGGGGTACCCGGTGGTGATCAAGCCGCCGTTGGGATCCTGGGGGCGGCTCCTGGCGCGCGTGCACAGTCGGCGAGCGGCCGCGGAACTGCTGCGGCACAAGCGGATGCTCGGCGGTTTTCATCACGGGACGCTCTACGTCCAGGAGTGGGTCCCCAAGCCGGGACGGGACATCCGCGCCTTCGTCGTCGGCGAGGAGACGATCTGCGCCATCTACCGTACCTCCGACCACTGGGTCACCAACACGGCGCGTGGCGGTCGTGCCTCCAACTGCCCGGTGACACCGGAACTGGCTGACCTGTGCGGGCGGGTCGCGCGGGCGCTGGGTGGCGGCGTCCTGGCCGTCGACGTGCTGGAGCATCCCGAGCGCGGCCTCCTGGTCAACGAGGTCAACGCGACGATGGAGTTCCGCAACTCGATCGCGCCGACCGGGGTCGATATTCCTGGCCGGGTTGCCGATTACGTGCTGGCGATAGCCCGAGCCGAGCAGCCGCTCTCGCTGGCGGCGGCATCCTGAGCGGTGGCGCGACCCACCAGTACGCCCACCCTCAGCGCTGAGCCTCCGGTCGGCCGGAGCGGCCGTCACACGGTACCTAGTCTCCTGGCGAGCGTCGAGCTGGCTTTCGCCTTGCCTCGGTCGATCGAGCTGCCTGTCTGGTTCACCCTGTCGCCGTACGGAAGAGCGGATACTCTGCCGAACGGACGGTTGCGGGCGCGACCGGATCGTGCCATGCTCACATCGCAATCGCGTGGTGGAAGCGAGGGGGTAGGGCGATGGACGAGCCGATGCAACCGCCAGCGATCGGCCCGGCGCGTCAGGTGGACATCGAGACAGCGGGCTGGATCGCGCTGGCGCTGGAAGCGATCTTCGGCTACTTCGGCATCCTCGGTGTCGGTCACGCCTATGCCGGTCGGTTGGGGCGAGCGATCGGGCTCCTGGTCGGCTGGTTGGTGGTGTTGGTGCTGCTCGGGGCGCTGACCGGTCTCACTTTCGGTGTGGCCGCCTGCCTCGTCCTGCCGATTTGGGTAGCGGTTCCGGTCATCTCCGGTCTCCTGGCGCGACGGACGGTGCTGGCCGAAGGGCGCACCGGGAGCTGGACTGCGGTCTTCGGCTTGGCTGGGGTGGGCTGTCTCGGTGTCCTCACGCTGATCTGTCTCGGGTTGGTGCTCCTCGGCGGGCTCGGCGCGCTGAGCAGCGCGGTGAGCGGGTGACCGGCTGGCGCGTGGCGACCGGCGTGCACGGCGCGGTCGATTGCCGCGCCGGCGGGCGAGGCAGCGCCTCGTCCCGACACGAGTGGGGCGGAGCATCCCCGGTGTGGCGCCTGCCTGCACGGATCGGCGGTGCGTGAACCCGCGTGTTGTAGGGGTCAGGCGGTGCCTGACCCGCCGGCCCGCCAGGGCCGGGACGTGCGGCGCGACCGGATGTCCACGCTGCCGTGCGGAATGGTCGCGGTGGCAGTTGCCGCGGCAGATTTTGCCGCGCCCATGGCGCGGCGGGCGAGGCAGCGCCTCGCCCCTACATGCCGTGGTGGCGCGTCACCGGTGCAACCTGTGGGTGCGATGGTGGCGGATCCCTCCCCCGTCCGGTAGGGGTCAGGTGGTGCCTGACCCGCCGGCCCGGCAGGGCCGGGGAATGACACCGTCACCGGGGTACGGATGGAGATCACGGCGGGAGTGGGCGCTAGCCGTGCGCCCGGGGCTTCAGCCCCGGGCTGAATCCCCAAGCCCCCTGAAGGGGGCTATGAGGCGCCCAGGCGCCCGAGTTGATCGGCTGGGTGCAGGCGCCGTTGGGATCAGCCGGCTTCAGCCGGCTTGGGGACTGAGCCCGGCCGTTCACGGCCGGGCGGTCGTGGATACAGCCGCTCTGCTGATCCGCGCTGCGTGTCGTGCGAGACGTGTCGGCCACGCGGAATCGCCGCGCCGGTAGCGCGGCGGGCGAGGCAGCGCCTCGCCCCTCCACGGGGGGGCACACCAGCGGCTGAGGCTACCCTCGTCCCCGTGGCTTCCTCGCCCGCACGGCGTGGGAGCGGGGGCGTTGCGGAGCGGCGGGGGTACGGGGTGGTTCGGGTTCAGGCACCACCGGACTGCTGAGCCCGATCGGTTGAGGGCATCCCGGGTCGTGGGGTCTGAGGCTTGGCCCGGATTCATCGGGAACCGCGGCCCGGAAACCGGCTACCGTGCTCTCGAGCGCGTCCACCGGCTTCGGTGCCGGCCGCGCGCAGCTGGTCGGATGGTAGGGGAAGAGAGCAGGTAACGGGCGGATCGGTGAACGAGGACGTGCCGACCTCCGTTACAATAGCGGAAGCGAGAGGGAGCGCACGCATGGCGTTCACGGTCGAGGACTTCCAAGATCTGGTGCGCCTGCTCGCTCAGCATCCGGAATGGCGGAGCGAGTTGCGCCGGTTGCTGCTGAGCGAGGAGCTGCTGACGGTACCCGAGCGGCTGGCCCGCGTCGAGCGGCTGTTGGCTGAGTTGGTGCAGCGTGACGAGGAACGCTCCCGCCAATTGGCGGGGTTGATCGAGGCGGTGCGCGAGAACACCCGGCAGATCGCCGAGCTGCGGGAGACGGTGGCGGAGCACTCGCGGCAGATCGCCGAGCTGCGGGAGACGGTGGCGGAGCACTCGCGGCAGATCGCCGAGCTGCGGGAGACGGTGGCGGAGCACTCGCGGCAGATCGCCGAGCTGCGGGAGACGGTGGCGGAGCACTCGCGGCAGATCGCTGAGCAAACGCGGCAGATCGAAGGGCTCCGCGAGACGGTGCTGCTTCTCGCCCAGCGGCTGGATACGGTGGCTGGCCGCACGGACATGGCGCTCGGCGAGCTCCTCGAGCTGCGGGCCGAGCGCCGGCTCAGCTCCTGGCTGGGGCGGTTC from Thermomicrobium roseum DSM 5159 encodes:
- a CDS encoding proline racemase family protein, with protein sequence MFGQARHVLQVWDYHHGQSTRIVVAGCPPLRGRTIREKQADLATRYDHLRALIVREPRGHRNLLGAFLTEPERPESQAGVIFVHPDGYFDACGDSTFSVAVALVESGLVPRTTDDGEQELVLDTVLGPVPVRVTLRGGRVVAATMASGPSYALGSARLETELGTVPVTLAWGGLLYAFADATALGLQLGAELAPATRERLLDVGTMLWQAARAQLRADVPGLAQGRAVDLVTLVQELDEHGRPLPAGSTAQPAGARVANFYAPRTMGRTPSGTGTAARVAALVASGRLPLGASYFHESPVGLRFTARPVRREGEAVHSEISTMSYCMGIATLVLRDDDPFPTGFLL
- the lysX gene encoding lysine biosynthesis protein LysX, with product MERVRVGLVYGLLRAEERLLIAALEQRGAVVERIVDRQLRLELTSPPPRYDVVVERSVSQQRGLHVASVFAAWGIPVVNPPHLLEVCNDKLRTTALLAAAGVPQPRVMVAFSPEEALEAAEELGYPVVIKPPLGSWGRLLARVHSRRAAAELLRHKRMLGGFHHGTLYVQEWVPKPGRDIRAFVVGEETICAIYRTSDHWVTNTARGGRASNCPVTPELADLCGRVARALGGGVLAVDVLEHPERGLLVNEVNATMEFRNSIAPTGVDIPGRVADYVLAIARAEQPLSLAAAS